TACaacttaaaaataaagtttataaATAGTTTACAGATATAGAACATCTCTCATTTCATAAATTAGTTTCAAAATGGAGTTAAGCTTATTAAAGTTCAATTCTAATAACTTATGAACCCATTGTTATTACATTAATGTAAAGTGAAATATATAGTCAACAAAcacattattaattttattgttatataaatattttattttcgtTTAGGTGGATCATacaatattaatttttctttaatttatatatgtaaaaaaaaaaagccttaAATGATATAAACATTGAGTTTGAACCtaaaatatcactcttatagcTGAAGCTGTACCACACATTATTTATCGCTCGTACACCtaagtgatatatatatatagaaaactccaaattttatATGGACCTCTGAGTAGTGATCATCTTTAATTTGTCCATTTCCTCTGATTTTTTTTTGGTGTCCGTCCACTTCCTCTGATTCAGGCTTCGCTATATATTATTTTCTGTACCTTATATATATTGAGATATCAATCTGTTATTACTGTTTGGTTTTCATAATAGTGGGTGAGTAATATTTTAGGAGAAATTTTTGgggataataatttttaatattttggtttattatttaattagtacaaatattaaattatctttaataaataaattttattaacttatgtgtataaattttgaaaaatgagtgtaaattgtattaatttatgtatataaattatATGTTTTTTGTGTACAAAATGTACGTAAATATGGTTGCAAATTATTGTTAGCTAAATGTATAttggaaaaaaataataatattatgttGGTCATATAACAttgttcatattttaattaaatcgatctttcaaaaatttttagtaagataatttaattttaattattaaattagtttttaatattttattttattagataagTTAATTTTcacattaaattttatatataaatttgataaattaattGTGAttgttatttaataaaatatataataatttttaaaattttcagatAAATTCTtccataaaataaataatatgataTGAAATTGATTcgtcaaataaaataaaaatttaaaaattaatttaataattaaaatttattaaaaattaaaatatttgactaaaaatttttaagaattgaTCTAGAATATTATGGCTCTTAGTGTTTGATGAGACATTATATtgataaaatagaaattaaatcaaaagcatattttcttttatttatgtttaaaatttatttattttattaaaaagtacaaaatttatctcaaaatagagatattttattttctaaataaatctatatttttattttagtaaagaAATGGATTATATATACATGTTATTATAGTTTATTTAGTCACATGTATGTATGTGTCTCTCTCCAATTATTAGTTCCTTCTTCCTCAAACTACACATTATCAGAGCCTTATCTCCATGGATTTTCAGAGCCTTATCTCCATCTTCACCACCTTCCTCTTTCTCTTAATGCTAGTGAAATCAACCATCAAGAAATTTAGTTCTTCCAACGATATTACCAATTTACCCCCAGGACCAAGAAAACTACCCATCATAGGAAACATGCACAACTTAGTTGGATCAATGCCGCATGAATGCCTAAGAAACTTAGCATCCAAATATGGACCCTTAATGCACCTTAAACTAGGAGAAGTGTCCCACATAATAGTTACATCACCTGAAATGGCACAAGAGATTATGAAGACTCAAGATCTCAACTTTTGTGATAGGCCAAACCCTCTCTTTGCAAGAATCATTGCTTACAATCGCAAAGACATTGTCTTTGGCCACTATGGAGATTATTGGAGGCACGTACGAAAGATATGCACCATGGAATTATTAACACCAAAGCGTGTTCAATCTTTTAGGCACATAAGAGAAGCAGAGGTTTCAGAGTTGGTCAAAGCAATATCTCAAAGTCAAGGCTCCATTTTTAATCTCTCTCAAAAGATTTTTTCATTGACCTATGGAATAGCGGCTAGAATAGCATTCggtaagaaaaaaaaaattgatacatagtgcaaatattattattattattctacaAGATTTTGTATCGCATTAAATATATTTCTATCATATTTGTTATTTAATAATTGTATGATTTTTATTTGACAATATAGGTAAAAAATATAGCTATCAGGAATTTTTTATATCATCTATGGAGAAAGCATTGCAAATAGGAGGAGAAAATTGCATAGCTGATCTGTATCCTTCAATTAGAGTACTTCTTGAAATGATAAGTAGAAACAAAGCTAAGCTTGAAGAACTTCATATAAAGACTGATAAGGTATTACAAGACATCATAGATGATCATAGAAATAGAAAAGATGACAAATGTGAAGAAGAAGGCAATGAAGATCTAGTTGATATTCTTCTCAAGTTTCaacaaaaagattttgaatATCCCTTGACTGATGACAACATCAAAGCAGTCATCCAGGTTAGTCTAATAAGGACAATTATTATCAGTTTAATTGTTTATGTGAACCTAAACAGGCCACGTGTTCAAAAAATTTTGCAAGtaatttcttaaatttttaCAATGTATATTGGTCTAAAGCTAGATGTTACTACTTACTTTTAGATAATATTTGGTTAAATTCATCAAGTGAAATATATAAgcatattaattatttaacaaaacttttattataaatttataattaattaatccaTTTGCAGGACATATTTGCTGGTGGTGGAGAAACATCCTCAGCGGTTGTGGAATGGGCAATGGCTGAAATGATTAAGAAACCAAAAGTGATGGAAGCTGCTCAAGCTGAAGTTAGAAGAGTTTATGGTAGCAAAGGATATGTGAATGAATCAGAATTGGACCAATTGATATACCTTAAGTCTATCATCAAAGAAACCTTAAGGTTACATCCATCTTTGCCATTGTTAGTTCCTAGAGAGAACAAAGTACCATGCCAAATCAAAGGGTATCAAATTCCAGCCAATTCTAGAATTATTATCAATGCTTGGGCAATTGGAAGAGATCCAACGTATTGGGTTGATGCCATGGAATTTAAGCCTGAGAGGTTTGTTGATAATTATTCAATTGATAGTAGAGGCACAAACTTTGAATTTATTCCATTTGGTGGTGGAAGAAGAATGTGTCCCGGAATTGCATTTGCTACACCAAACATGGAGTTGCCACTTGCTCAACTTCTTTACCATTTTGATTGGAAGCTTCCCAATGGAATCAAGAATGAGGAACTTGATATGACTGAGTTGTTTGGGATCACtataagaagaagaaatgatCTCTGCCTGATCCCCGTTATTCATCATCAACCTTaacaattaatataaattagGTGAAACTCAGGTGCACAGTTAACTTCacaagttgatagttgagaaccGTTAAATGATTTGACAAATTTAACTAAATTGTTATTTAGCAGCTGAGTTTTCAACTATAAATTATCTCTAGCGTGAGAAAATTAAAGGAGTGagtttatatattatattttagagTAATTCTACACATTCAAGCAATTTTACATCCAAATTCATCCAAGTGATTTGAGTTAAGTATTTCTTTTTTCCGTTTTCTTGTTTCCCTctttgcgcttcttcttcttcttctttttctttttattctttttcttcccGTTTTCTTCCTCCCCCtgcacttcttcttcttctcctcctcctcctctttcttaTTACGggtaagtattgttttggtccctaacgttgAGGCTGAAAATCGAAACCGTCCCTCATCTAATTTTtgatttaaaatcatccttaacgtttgtttttttgtattaaaattgtcatttttatttgtttggacaaaaataccctcACAACTACCAACACAATTacctcctccaccaccaccaccaccaccaccaccaccaccaccaccaccaacgcCGCCGCCGTCCCCTTCCCCccttccccctccccctccccctccccctccccccaCCCCGCGTCCCTTCCCTTCGTTCCCTCCTCCTTTTCCCCTTCCCCCCTTTCCCCTCCCCCCACACgcactgttttatttttttaattttataattttttttaaagcagggggtagtttaggaataaaattaaaattttaaataaaaaggacgattttaatatgaaaaaaaaaacgttaaGGACGATTCTAAATCGAAAATTAGATGAGGGACGGTTTCGATTTTCAGCCTcaacgttagggaccaaaacaatacttaccccttcttattatttttcaattttgttaCTGTCGTTACCAACAAcacctcctcttcctcctcctatTGGAATTTTGTCTCCTCCTTCCTTTTCATCCATCTCCtctatcatcatcatcatcatcatcatcatcatcatcatcatcattgtaTTCTTCGAATACGTATTGTCGTTATCATTATTATCGAATTcaaatttatataatggataatttTCGGTTCATTTGATATTATACAATGGTTTTATTTTGAACTAATTTTTGGTACATTCGAGATGCATGTATTTTTGAAACGAATTTATATAACGtacaattttttattcatttgatATTATACAATGGTTTTGTTTTGTAATATTTTTGGTTCATTCGAGACGCAGGTGTTTCTGAATTCGAATTTATATAATGTACAATTTTTGGTTCATTTGGTATTATACAATGATTtcattttgataatatttttggtTCATTTGAGACGCTGGTGTttctgaatttgaatttatatatgGATATTTTTGGTTCATTTGGCATTATACGAtagttttattttgataatattttcggTTCATTCAATCACCACAGAGAATCAGAATCCATAAAAATGTTAGCAAAATGTTGGTGTTATTGGTgatgataataatgatgatggaggaggaaaaagaaaaggaaggaggagatcaaagaaattcaaataaaaaagaagcaggaggaagaggagaaggaggaggaggagatgAATGTGGTGGTATATTGGTGGTGATgatgaaggaggaggaggaggaggaggaggaggaggaggaggaggaggaggagacaAAGTCTCACAGCGTAAACTAAATGACTTGAATGAACTTACATGTAAAATTGCTTGGATGTGTAGCAAAACTCTATATTTTATTCACCCTCTTTTTTATCATTTGTCTATTTTTATTACAAGTTCTATATATctctcaaaaataaaatttataaatagtTCATAGGTATAAAGCATCTTATTTTTGAGATATTCTCCACATCCAAACAATTTTGGCATCCAAGTTCATCCAAGCAATTTTAGGTCACgcgcttctttttcttcttcttctcacgcTCGTTTACGCACGGAGCGTCTTCTTCTTTgtcttcatcctcctcctcattttcctccttctttttcgcattccttcttcttcacgtgttttcgtcattcttttgttgttgttgttgctgtattttcttgtctttttctccttttctcCCTGGTGAAGAAGCAGTGGAAGGTGAGGAGGAAGAGTTTTAAATTGTGTAGAATAGAAATTAACCGAAATGACCAACACCCCTGAACCGAACACCAATCATGTGCTGAATAAAAcgtgataaacattcaatcagCAGGAAAAATATTTCTGCATATACAAGGACTCAACTGaacacactaacaatcaagtgaatcaaAATGAGCAACTCCACTGAATCAACACTATTGATATTCTGAATAAAATGTGATAAATATTtaatcatcaagaaaaatatttctacaTGCACAAGGACTCAATTGAACACATTAACAATCAAATGAATCAAAATGAGCAACTCCACTTAACCGAGCAACATTCATGTGCTGAATAAAACGTCATAAATattaaatcatcaagaatagcATTTTTTCatgcaaaaaaagtcaactgaaTACATAACAATCAGGTAAACCGAAATGACCAACACCACTAAACCGAATACCAATCATGTGCTGAATAAAACatgataaacattcaatcagcaagaaaaatatttctgcaTGCACAATGATTCAACTGaacacactaacaatcaagtgaatcaaAATGAGCAACTCCACTGAACCAACATTATTGACGTTCTGAATAAAACGTGATAAACATTTAAtcattaagaaaaatatttctacaTGCACAAGGACTCAACTGAACACACTAACAATTAAGTGAATCAAAATGAGCAACTCCACTAAACCAAGCAACATTCATGCGCTGAATAAAACGTCATAAACattaaatcatcaagaatagcATTTTTCCATGCAAAAGAAGTCAACTGAACACATAACAATCAGGTGAACCGAACACCAATCATGTGCTAAATAAAACGTGATAAATATTCAatctgtaaaaaaaaaaaaatatttctgcaTGCACAAGGACTTAACTGAACACAttaacaatcaagtgaatcaaAATGAATAATTCCACTTAACCGAGCAAAATGTTGGTGTTGTTGGTGATGACTATAACGAAAGAAGAATCTGCGTGcgcaaaaaagaagaagaatcagaAGAATAACCTACGTGcgcaaatttgaaaaaaaaaaagaggaggaggaagaggagaaggaggaaaCGGAAAAGGAGAAGACAAAGACGAAGACGAAGAGTTGCGTTATGAAATGTGCGTGTGATCACGTTCTTTTAACGAGAGTGGTTTTTATTAGTGTTGCGCCTATTTGAATGAACTTGGatgaaaaaaatacttaaatgtGTAGCAAGTCACTTTTCATAAATTAGTTTCGAAGTGGAGTTAAGCTTATTAAATTTCAATTCTAATAACTTATGATCAACGAACACTAGAGCAAAAATTGCAAGCGATGGTGGTTCTCGGTTCGAGTCACGATGGTTTAAACCGTTGTTAGATGCCAACCGTTGTGGTTCGAAAAACGCAAATAGATAAACCATCGACAATAGAAACGGTGGTAGTTTTGTGTATAACCGTTAGGATAACTATCGCACAAGACACATAGCAAGTGGCGTCGTGGCGACAGTACAAAACTACCGCTATGCATGcaatgattttaaaaagagtaAAACTAGGAACCAAAAGCATATCAGCCAAAACTCAGTTAAATATTTTTGgatgaattcaaaatctttacgaattaatatatatggatgtttctTCTACTAAGTATtagaatgtttctttttcatattaaagagatgttcttttatatatttttcgaatttgtgaTTGTTGGAGGTGGATAGATTAATGTGAGAAAAAAGAGGAAgatttttataggttttaattaggtttacttaatcaatttaaatttttttaaattttaaatttaaaaaatttaaaattaattaattattaatataaattaatgta
The Arachis stenosperma cultivar V10309 chromosome 7, arast.V10309.gnm1.PFL2, whole genome shotgun sequence genome window above contains:
- the LOC130940523 gene encoding cytochrome P450 71D10-like isoform X3 — protein: MDFQSLISIFTTFLFLLMLVKSTIKKFSSSNDITNLPPGPRKLPIIGNMHNLVGSMPHECLRNLASKYGPLMHLKLGEVSHIIVTSPEMAQEIMKTQDLNFCDRPNPLFARIIAYNRKDIVFGHYGDYWRHVRKICTMELLTPKRVQSFRHIREAEVSELVKAISQSQGSIFNLSQKIFSLTYGIAARIAFGKKYSYQEFFISSMEKALQIGGENCIADLYPSIRVLLEMISRNKAKLEELHIKTDKVLQDIIDDHRNRKDDKCEEEGNEDLVDILLKFQQKDFEYPLTDDNIKAVIQDIFAGGGETSSAVVEWAMAEMIKKPKVMEAAQAEVRRVYGSKGYVNESELDQLIYLKSIIKETLRLHPSLPLLVPRENKVPCQIKGYQIPANSRIIINAWAIGRDPTYWVDAMEFKPERFVDNYSIDSRGTNFEFIPFGGGRRMCPGIAFATPNMELPLAQLLYHFDWKLPNGIKNEELDMTELFGITIRRRNDLCLIPVIHHQP